CATTCTTAGaagctttgaaaaatagcTTAAATTCAAATCAAATTAACTATGTGCTATATTATTACTACTTTCGATTTGTTGTTCAGCCATGGCAGTTTATACTTACCAAATCCACACCTTTTTTTACTCTGTCAGAAGGTTTCTTTACTATTTTAGCTATTCAGGCAGTCGGGGAAACCAATAGATGGTTATCAAATGACTTGAATTCAAACACGTGGATTATCTCGTCACTGCTAGCTTCTGGAGGTGTGATTACTGCTTCActttattatttgtatCGAATATATGTCACCCCTATATGGCCACTATCTATCCAAACAGCATCTTTATTGGGGTTTGTTTTGTCTATGGTATGTGGGCTTGGTCTTTATGGTATCGTGAGTCAAAAAGGATCTGTCATAGAAAGTTCGTTATTTTTTGCGTATATCGTTCGTTGCATTTATGAAATTTCTCCCAAATTAGCCACTACGGCTACGGATGAGATATTAGACTTGTTTAAGGACGTCTGGCAAAAGcatcaaagaaatttgCCCACGGCGGACAATCTTTTGTGCTATTTTCATAACGTCATATTAAAAAATGCTGAAATGTTATGGGGGTCCTTTATCCCTAggggaagaaaaaaaactggtGATTTTCATGATAAACTCATCAGTGTTCtttcatttgaaaaggTATCTTTGATATCCAAACCATTCTGGaagtttttcaagaattttaCCTTTAGCGTTCCGTTGTCCATTAACGAATTCTGCCAAGTCACAATTAAGATGGCAAGTGAATCAGTTTCTCCAGCCATAGTAGTTAATTTATGTTTTAGAGTTCTTATGTTTTATTCTGCGACAAGGATTATTCCAGCActacaaagaaagaatgacAAACAATTGCGCAAGAGTCGTCGGATTATGAAGGGGTTATATTGGTATAGCCCCTGTATATTGATTGCTATGTATACCCACTTGATTTTGCAATATTCCGGTGAACTGAAGAAAGATTTATGTATATGGGGTTGCAGTGAGAAGTGGTTTGGCTCAGACCAACCAGAAATCATAGTGGATTCATGGGGGTTTTGGAATTGGTGCAACATTTTCTGTACTATTTTGGTATATGCTACTGAACTAATAGGCTCTGGTAGTTGAATGTAGTGCATTCTAACAAGAGCGACATCATTATCCCTACCAAACACGCGAAGACAAAAAGGAGGAAATAGAAGGTGACATATCAAACCACTTGTaactagttgatagattATATCAGTTTCAAGTGCCATTCCTGAGCCGCTTATATGATTTTGTTAGTTTCCCTCTTTCGTTATTAATTGCATTAGCGCCTTGCCCGTTCATAGTGAAACTTTCTTACGCTTATTACTAATCTCC
This genomic window from Saccharomyces mikatae IFO 1815 strain IFO1815 genome assembly, chromosome: 9 contains:
- the ICE2 gene encoding Ice2p (similar to Saccharomyces cerevisiae ICE2 (YIL090W); ancestral locus Anc_2.293) → MTSLSKSFMQSGRICAACFYLLFTLLSIPISFKVGGLECGLSFTVTLFTLYFITTTLNVLARRYGGKLYIFLTSCLYYSQHFIIASLLYLFLSGFSNDELGNVLKKRPNESESFLEALKNSLNSNQINYVLYYYYFRFVVQPWQFILTKSTPFFTLSEGFFTILAIQAVGETNRWLSNDLNSNTWIISSLLASGGVITASLYYLYRIYVTPIWPLSIQTASLLGFVLSMVCGLGLYGIVSQKGSVIESSLFFAYIVRCIYEISPKLATTATDEILDLFKDVWQKHQRNLPTADNLLCYFHNVILKNAEMLWGSFIPRGRKKTGDFHDKLISVLSFEKVSLISKPFWKFFKNFTFSVPLSINEFCQVTIKMASESVSPAIVVNLCFRVLMFYSATRIIPALQRKNDKQLRKSRRIMKGLYWYSPCILIAMYTHLILQYSGELKKDLCIWGCSEKWFGSDQPEIIVDSWGFWNWCNIFCTILVYATELIGSGS